The genome window TGGGGCAGGAGGTGCGGCTGGCCGGCGCGCCGGCGTCCACCGGGATCGCGGTCGGCCGGATCCCGCACCCGCCGGCCAGCAGGGCGACCGCGGTCGCCGCGCCGGCGGCCAGCGCCCAGCGCCGGAACCGGCCACCGACCGCCCCGCTGTCACCCGCACCCGCACCAACACCCGCACCCAGCGCCCGGTGCGTCACCCGCACCCGCGCCCGCAGTTGCTCGCTCGTTCCGTCGCCCGTCATGCCTCGGACCTCCGCCCGGTCGATTCCCCCGAGCCCCCCGAGATCCCCGAGCCCCCCGGCGCCCCCGGCTCCTGCCGCTGCCCCTCGGCGGGCACGGCGGACGGCGGGCGCAGCGGCAGCCGCAGCGTGAACACCGCGCCCTGCTCGCCGTTGGCGGCGGTGATGGTGCCGCCGTGGATCTGTGCGTTGGCCATCGCGATGGACAGCCCCAGGCCGCTGCCCTCGGACCGGGCCCGGCCCTTGTCGGCCTTGTAGAACCGGTCGAAGACGTGCGGCAGCACGTCCTGCGGGATGCCCGGTCCGCTGTCGCTGACCTGCACCACCACCTCGCCGGCCCCGGTCGGGCCGACTCCCTGGCGGACCGTCACCTTGACCGGCGAGCCGCCGTGCTTGAGCGCGTTGCCGATCAGGTTGGCGAAGACCACGTCCAGCCGGCGCGGGTCCACCACGGCCAGCACGCCGCGCGGCGCGTCGACCTCCACCGCGTCGTACCAGGCGCGGCCGTCGATGCAGGACATCACCAGGTCGGCGATGTCCATCTCGTCGGCGACCAGTTTGGCGGTGCCCGCGTCGAACCGGGTCACCTCCATCAGGTTCTCCACCAGGTCGGAGAGCCGCCGGGTCTCGCTGACCACGAGCCGGACGGCCGGCTCGATCATCGGGTCGAGCGACTCGGCCTCGTCCTCCAGGATGTCGGTGACGGCGGTCATCGCGGTCAGCGGGGTGCGCAGCTCGTGCGACATGTCGGCGACGAACCGCCGGCTCTGCGCCTCCCGGGCGCTCAGCCCCTCCACCTGCTCGGAGAGCGCCTCGGCGGTGCTGTTGAAGGTCCTTGCCAGGTCGGAGAGTTCGTCGGTGCCGCTGACCTCCAGCCGGGTGTCCAGCTTGCCCTCGCCCAACCGCTTGGCGGCCTCGGCGAGTTGGCGGACCGGGCGGAGCACGGTGGCGGAGGCCGCTTGGGCCAGCAGGGTGGCCGCGATCAGCGCCAGCAGGGTGGCCACGGCCAGCGACCAGCCCAGCGTGTTGAGGTCGGCCCGCTCGTTGTCCAGCGACTTGAACATGAAGGCGGTCGGCCCGGTCGGCACCACCCGGGTGCCGCCGACCACGTAGGGGTGGCCGTCCAGGTCCACCCGCTGCCAGTACAGGTGGTACGTGTACGGGTTGCCCTGGCCGGTGGCCCGCGGGGTGTCCACCGCGGTGAGCAGCGCGCGCGGCACCTGGCCCATGGTGAAGCGCGGGTCCGAACTCGCCGAGCAGCCAGGCTGGTTCTCGTCCGAGACCACCACGTTGTAGCTCAGCCCGGAGCTGGCCACGGTGTTCGCCAGCGCGACCAGGTCGGGGCAGGAGGCGTTCAGCGGCAGGCTGGAGACGTTGCGGCTGAGCGAGACCCGGAAGTCGTTCAGCGCGGTGTCCTGGGCGCGCTTGAGCACCGCGTCCCGGTTCAGCCAGTAGGCGATGCCGGAGGCGGAGACCGCTGCGGTCAGCGCCACCACGGCGAAGACGGCGGCCAGCCGGACCCGCAGCGAGCTCAGGCGCAGCCGCCGCCGCCAGGCCTGGCGGCGGCCGATCTGTTGGTCAGTCACGTCTCGGGTCAGCCGTTCGCTCTGGACTGTCGGTCAACTCTGGCGGGCGCGGACGCGCCGCTCAGGAGGGCGGGTCCAGACGATAGCCCACCCCGCGGACCGTGCGGATCAGGGTGGGGGCCGAGGGCACGTCCTCCACCTTGGCCCGCAGCCGCTGCACGCAGGCGTCCACCAGGCGGGAGTCGCCCAGGTAGTCGTGCTCCCAGACCAGCCGGAGCAGTTGCTGGCGGGAGAGCGCCTGGCCGGGACGCCGGCTGAGCTCCAGCAGCAGCCGCAGCTCGGTCGGGGTGAGTTGGAGGTCCTCGCCGTCCTTGGTGACCGTCATCGCCGAGCGGTCGATCACCAGCGACCCGAAGGCCGAGGAGTCCGAGTTCTCCCGCTCGCCGCGGCGCAGCACGGCGCGGATCCGGGCGTCCAGCACCCGGGGCTGCACGGGTTTGACGACGTAGTCGTCGGCGCCGGACTCCAGGCCCACCACCACGTCGATGTCGTCCGAGCGTGCCGTGAGCAGGATGATCGGCAGTTGGTCGCTGCGGCGGATCCGGCGGCAGACCTCGAAGCCGTCGATCCCGGGCAGCATCACGTCCAGCACGATCAGGTCGGGCCGCTGCTCCTTGAACAGGCGCAGCCCGTCCTCGCCGGACGCGGCGGCGGCCACACGGTGGCCCTGGCGGGTGAGGGCGAGTTCGAGACCCGTCCGGATGGCGTCGTCGTCCTCGATCAATAGCAGGAAAGGCACCTGTTCATTCTTGCTCACCGGGTGTGCCCCCGGGAACCGTCCGGGGTCACAGAGGCGTCAAGGGTGTCGAGCGCCACTGCGTGACCAAAGTCCCGGGGCTTGTGACACCGCTGTGACAGTTGGCGGACACCGCCATGACGGGTGGGCGGCAGGATTTTCCTTGTCACCGCGACCGACCACGAGAGTGGGAGGGGGAACGGGGACGGTGATAAGGACCCGCTCGTACCGACCATGGGGGCGCCACGATGAACGCAACGCTTGAGACCCGGAGCTTCTGGGACGGCAAGCGCGCCGCGGAGGCGTTGGCCGTTACGGCGGAGGCAGGCTGCTCGGGGGGACGCCGGGGGAGCGCGAGCGGCCGAGGTCACGGGGGGACGAAGGGGGCGACCCTCTACCGGGTGGGGCCGGTGGCGGAGAACCTCCCCTCGACGGGGCAGCAGGGAGGCGCGCAGGGGGAGCACCCGGCCGCCGAGGTGGACCACCTGACGGAGTTCACCGCGTACGTGCGCGAGCGCCGCGCCTCCCTGTACGCCACCGCCTACCACCTGACCGGCGACCGCTTCGAGGCCGAGGACCTGCTGCAGAGCGCGCTCTTCAGCACCTACCGCGCCTGGGGCCGGATCGCCGACAAGGCGGCGGTCGGCGGCTACCTGCGCCGCACCATGACCAACCTGCACATCTCGGCCTGGCGCCGCCGCAAGCTCAACGAGTACCCGACCGAGGAGCTGCCCGAGACCGTCGGCGACACCGACGCGATGGGCGGCACCGAACTGCGCGCCGTGCTCTGGCAGGCGCTGGCCAAGCTGCCGGAGAACCAGCGCACCATGCTGGTGCTCCGCTACTACGAGGGCCGCACCGACCCGGAGATCGCCGACATCCTGGGCATCAGCGTCGGCACCGTGAAGAGCAGCATCTGGCGCGCCCTGCGCCGGCTGCGCGACGACGAGCACCTCAACCGCACCGGCGACACCGTGCACGCCTTCGGCGAGCTGGTCGCCTGAGTACCAATGAACTCCCGTCGGGGGACGGGTGAATAACGGGCGCGGAGTCGCGCAGGGCTCGGGGGAGTCCAGCGCCGGCAGGGAAGCCGCGCCCTTCACCGGCAGCCGGCCGGCGTCTCGGGAGAGGACGCCGCGCCGGCTGCCGGGCTTTCGGGTCAGGCGAGCTCGGGGTCGGGGGTACCGGCGAGCCGGAGTCGCTCGCGCCAGCCCGGGCGGGCGGGTTCGGGCTCCTGGGGCTGCGCTGCTGCGGCTGCGGTGCGGCACCGCGCGCAGCGGTCCTCGCCCGCGACCACGCGGAACGGGACTTCGCAGTCGGTGCAGATCGCCAGGTGCACGGGGTGATCGTCGAGTTGGTGGGCGGGCATCTTGTCGCGCAGCCGGGTGCGGAGCAGTCCGGCCGGGCACTTGAGGGGGACGGGGAGCCCGGCGGTCAGCGCGTGCCGCAGGCCCGCCGGGCTGACGCCCCGGGCCAGCCACTCGGCGGCGAGCGGGGCGAGGCGGGCCGCCTCGGCGGAGCCGAGGACGAGGCGGGAGTCCGTGTTGCGCAGCGAGTGGAGCACCTGCTCGGCGAGCGCGAGGCGGCCGTCGGGGTCGGACTCGGGCTCGGTGTCAGGGTCGGGCTCGGATTTGGGCTCGGGCGGGACCGGGAGGGGGGAAGGCGTGTTGTCCCCCAGTGTTCCTCCCGTAGGGAGGGCGGTGCCGGATGGCGGGCCGACGGGCGGTGCGGGCTTCGGTTTTCCGGCATCCGGTTGGTCACTGGAGAGGAGCTGCTCCGCCTCGTCCGGCCGCAACGGCACGTTGGACACCAGCGACTCCGAGCGCAGCTGCCCGGTCGCGCTGCGCCGCGTACTGGTGTGCAGCAGCCCGGCCTTGGCGAGCTGGCGGCGCGCCCGGTCGGCGGTGATGCGGCCGCCCGTCAACCCGGCGGCGAGCTCGGTGACGGTGGTCCGGCGGGCGGCGGGCGCGGAGAGGGCCAAGGCGCGTACCAGGAGCCGGAAGGCGGCATCTGAGAGGTCGTCATCCCAGACGTGGGAGTTGGCGATCTGGGTGAAGTCGCGAGAGGGCGCGATAGCATGCTGGAGCATCGTCAGTGGGGTCTTTCCACTTGGCGGATGAAGAGCCCGGCCGGGTGCTGAGAACACCCGTTCGGGCTCGCCCCTTTTCTGTCAGGGGCAACCTGTTCACCGCGCACGCTACACGGCTGCGAGCACCGTAAACCACACTATGCGATCGCGTGAGCACTGTGCGCAACCCTCCGTGCGCCCCCGTGCGCCCGCTGCGGCGGTGTGGGAAGGACGAGGCCCCCGGATGCTCAATAGCTGTACCCGGGGGCCTCGTTGACTGGTGTTCAGCTCGCCAGGGAGGCGATCTCCTTGCGGACGGCCTCGATCGCGAGGCTGCTGTCGCCGGTCTCCAGCGCCTTGAGGACAGCGCGTCGGACCTCCTCGCCGAAGTAGAACCGCGAGTCCCGGCCGAGCGCGATCTCGATCAGCACGGCGATGCGCTCGGCCTTGTCGAAGGCGAGGTAGTCGAGGTCGGGGCGCTTGGTGTCGCCCACCCACACGTCGCCGTTGGGGAACTCGGCGACGTCGACGCAGTTGGTGCTGTCCTGCGAAGCAAGCGGCTTGCCCCAGCCTTCGAGGCTCTCCGAGACGTCGTGGCTGTAGGGTTCATGCCGGTCCATCAGCTGATCTCTTTCAGTTGGGATTTGATCGCATCAGGCGAAGGCGTCGTCGTTCACGGTCACGGTCACGGTCACGGTCTTCGCCCCGTGCCCTGACAAGGCGCGCCCTAACCGCCCACTCCCGCGACCACGTCGGTGGGTGCCGGTGTTCCCGCCGCGCGGTACCGTCCCGGGGACACGTCGTACTCCCGCTTGAAGGCTTTGGCGAAGGCGAACTCGCTGAGGTAGCCGGTGCGTTCGGCGACGGTGCGCAGGGGGGCGTCGGTGTCGCGGAGCAGGCGGCCGGCCAGGGTCATCCGCCACCAGGTGAGGTAGCCCAGCGGTGGGCGGCCGACCAGGGTGGTGAATCGGCGGGCGAAAGCGGCGCGGGACAGGCCGGCCAGGGTGCCGAGCTCCTCGACGGTCCACGGGTGGGCGGGATCTTCGTGGATGGCGCGCAGGGCGGTGCTGACGCCCGGGTCGCGCAGGGCGAGCGCCCAGCCGCCGCTGTCCTGTTGTTCGGCGTACCAGGCGCGCAGCACGTGCAACAGCAGTGCGTCCAGCAGGGCCGGACGCAGCGCGTCGGCGCCGGGGCGGTACTCGGTGAGCTCCTCGGCGAGCAGGTCGGTGACGGCGCGCAGCTGCGGGTGGCGGCCGTCCGCGAGGGAGAGCCGCAGGTGGTCGGGGAGTTCGTCGAGCACCGGGTGCGGCCGGGTGCGGTTGCGCAGGTAGGCGCCGCAGAGCGTGGTGCTGGCTGCCACGTCCGGTGCGGCCTGCGGCGGTTGCGGGCGCAGCCGCCCGTCGGCGTTCAGTACAGCCGGGCGAAGCGGGGTGTCCGGGGCGTCGGAGAGCGCGTAGCTGTGGCCCTTGGTGACCAGCACCAGCTCGCCGGGCCCGAGCCGTTCGGGTGCGCGGCCGCCCGGCGGGTGCAGCCAGACCTCGCCGTCCAGCACCAGGTGGAACCCGATCCCGTCGCCGGCCGGGAACCGGATCCCCCAGGCGCCGGCCCGGCGGTGCCGGCTGGCGTGCGGCTGTCCGGTGCGCATGGCGGCGATCGCGTCGCTAAGCACGTCCATGCCGGTGAGCGTAGCCGGAGACGATCGGACAGGGCACGCAGACGCTGTGGCATGGGCTGCGGACGGCGTGCTGCCTACCGTTGATCACGTCAGCAAGGGACGGAAGCGGAACGGGAGTTGGCGGCAATGGCCAAGGCAGTGGTGTTCGACGAGGTGGGCGGCCCCGAGGTGTTGCGGATCGTCGAGGTGGAGGTGGGCGAGCCCGGGCCCGGGGAGGTGCTGGTGCGGATCTCGGTGATCGGACTGAACCGGGCGGAGGCGCTGTTCCGGGCCGGTGACTACTACTACCAGCCGCAGCTCCCGGCCTCCCGGCTCGGGTTCGAGGCGGCCGGCGAGGTCGTCGCGGTCGGCCCGGAGGTGACCGGGTTCGCCCCGGGCGACCGGGTGGTCAGCACGGTGAGCGGCCACATGAGCAGCACCGGCGTCTACGGTGACCTGGTGCTGATGCCCGCAACGGCGCTGGACGTGATCCCTGACGGGATGTCGGACGAGGCTGCGGCCGCCTCCTGGCTCTCCTACGGCACGGCCTACGGCGCCCTGGTGGAGCAGGGGCAGCTGCGGCCCGGCGACCACGTGGTGATCACCGCGGCCTCGTCCAGCGTCGGCGTGGCCGCGATCCAGGTCGCCAACCACTTCGGTGCGGTGCCGATCGCGGTCACCCGGACCGCCGCCAAGCGGGACGAGCTGATCGAGCTCGGCGCGGCACACGTGATCGTCAGCGACGAGGAGCCGGTGGCGGAGCGGGTCCGCGAGCTGACCGGCGGGGCGGGCGCGGAGCTGGTCTTCGACGCGGTCGCCGGGGCGGGCCTGCCGGACCTGGCCACCGCGGCGGCCGCCGGCGGCCTACTGATCGTCTACGGCTGGCTGGACCGGCGGCCGGCCCTGCTGCCGCTGAACTGGCCGCTGCGGGTGCTGGGTTACGCCTACGGCACGCTGGCCCGGGACCCGGCCTTCCGCCGCCGGCAGCGGCACTTCCTGGCCGCCGGGATGCGGGCCGGCACGCTGGTCCCGGTGATCGACCGGACCTTCGAGCTGGCCGAGGTCGTGGACGCGCACCGGCACCTGGAGTCCAACGACCAGATCGGCAAGGTGCTGGTGCGGGTCGGCGGCTGACGGTGGGTCAGACGCCGGCGGCGACCGGCGCGGGCGCCTCGGCGACGGCCCGCACCCGCAGCAGCGCCTGCTGCCCGTCGCAGGCGCCCGAGCCCAGCGCGACCTGGCGGGCGACGATGTCGCGCTCCGCGCGCATCAGCCGCCAGCCCCGGCGCAGCAGGTAGCCGACCGACTTGCGGCCCTCCCGCAGGTCGCGGCGCAGCCGCCGCCAGGCGGTGGTCAGCGGGTGGTTGCGCAGGCAGAGCGCGTCGCCCAGCAGGTCCTCGGCCCGGCAGGCCTCGACCAGTTCGGCCGCGAAGATGCCCTCGGCGATGAACGCGGGGGCGCCGTCCAGGTCGAGGGTGCGGGAGCCGTCCCGGCCGTTCGCCGGGATCGAGTAGACCGGCACCTCGGCCCGTCCGGTCTCGACCAGCTGCCGGATCGCGGCCAGCGCCTGGGCGCCGTGCCAGGAGTCGGGCGAGTCCCAGTCGGTGCCGGAGCCGTCGGGCAGCGGCGGCAGGGTGGGGTCGTCGCCGTCCTTGTAGAAGTCGTCGAGCTGGAGCACCGGGAGCCCGGTGCGCGCGGCCAGTGAGGACTTGCCCGACCCCGAGGGCCCGGAGAGCAGCACCACGAGGGCGCGACGACTTGCGGCGGGGTTCATGGCGGAGTCACTCACGGGACACCAGTCTGACGCATCGGGCAGGCAACCGGTAACCCGGCTGCACGAAGAAGGACGGGCCCGCGCCAGGGGGGGTGGGCGCGGGCCCGTCGGGCGGTCCGTCCGGGCCCCGGGGGGGGTGGGGCTCGGGGGACGGACCGGCTCGGGGGAGGGACTTACTGGCCCATCGGGTGCCAGACCGTCTTGGTCTCCAGGAACGAGAGTAGCCGCTCGGTGCCCGGGGCATTGGTCCAGTCCTGTGCGGCCGGGTCCAGGGCCGGGCGCAGCACCCGCTTCAGCGTGTCGGCGGCGGCCGCCTCCAACGAGGCCGCCGAGTCCGGGCCTTCGGCCGCGATCGCGCCGGTCAGGTCGAGCGCGTTGACGTCCTGGTGCGAGGCCAGGGTCGGCGCCAGGTCGGCGGTCCGGCCGGAGAGGATGTTCACCACGCCGCCGGGCACGTCCGAGGTGGCCAGCACCTCGCCCAGCGACAGGGCCGGCAGCGGCGCGCCGGCCGCGACGGCGACCACGGCGGTGTTGCCGGTGGCGATCACCGGGGCGAGCACCGAGACCAGGCCGAGCAGCGAGTGCCCGTAGCCGGTCTGCGGGGCCACGATGCCCACCACGCCGGTGGGTTCGGGCACCGACAGGTTGAAGAACGGCCCGGCGACCGGGTTCGCGGCACCGGCGATCTGGGCCACCTTGTCGGTCCAGCCCGCGTACCAGACCCAGCGGTCGATCGCCTGGTCCACCAGCGCGGCGGCCTTCTTGCCGCCCAGGCCCTCGGCGGCGGCCACCTCGGCGGCGAACTGCTCGCGCCGGCCCTGCAGCATCTCGGCCACCCGGTAGAGCACCTGGCCGCGGTTGTAGGCGGTGGTGCCGGACCAGCCCTTGACGGCCGCACGGGCGGCCAGCACGGCGTCCCGGGTGTCCTTGCGGGTCCCGAGCGGGGCGTTGGCCAGCCACTGGCCCTTAGCGTCGGTCACCTCGTACACCCGTCCGCTCTCGGAGCGCGGGAACTTCCCGCCGACGAACAGCTTGTAGGTCTTGAAGACGTCAAGTCGCGTGCTGAGCTCAGACATCGAGGTAGGCCTCCAGACCGTGCCGGCCACCCTCGCGGCCGTAGCCCGACTCCTTGTAGCCGCCGAACGGCGAGGTCGGGTCGAACTTGTTGAAGGTGTTGGCCCAGACGACGCCGGCCTTGAGCCGGTCCGCCATCCAGAGGATCCGCGAGCCCTTCTCGGTCCAGACGCCGGCGGAGAGGCCGAACGGGGTGTTGTTGGCCTTCGCCACCGCCTCCTCCGGGGTGCGGAAGGTCAGCACCGACAGGACCGGGCCGAAGACTTCCTCCTGGGCGATCCGGTGCGCCTGGCTCACGCCGGTGAACAGCGTGGGCCGGAACCAGTAGCCGGCGGTGGGCAGTTCGCAGGCCGGGGCCCAGCGCTCGGCGCCCTCGGCCTCGCCGGCCGCGGCCAGCTCGGTGATCCGGGCCAGCTGGGCGGCCGAGTTGATCGCGCCGATGTCGGTGTTCTTGTCCAGCGGGTCGCCGATCCGCAGGGTGGCCATCCGGCGCTTCAGCGCGTCCAGCACCTCGTCCTGGACCGACTCCTGGACCAGCAGCCGGGAGCCCGCGCAGCAGACGTGGCCCTGGTTGAAGAAGATGCCGTTGACGATGCCCTCGACCGCCTGGTCGATCGGCGCGTCGTCGAAGACGATGTTGGCGGCCTTGCCGCCGAGCTCCAGCGAGACCTTCTTGCGGCTGCCGGCGACCTGCTTGGCGATCGCCCGGCCGACGGCGGTGGAGCCGGTGAAGGCCACCTTGTTGACGTCGGGGTGGGCGGTCAGCGCGGCGCCGGTGCGGCCGTCGCCGGTGACGATGTTGACCACGCCCTTGGGCAGGCCCGCCTGGCGGCAGATCTCGGCGAACCGCAGCGCGGTCAGCGGGGTGGTCTCGGCCGGCTTGAGGACGACCGTGTTGCCGGTGGCCAGCGCCGGGGCGATCTTCCAGGCCAGCATCATCAGCGGGAAGTTCCACGGGATGACCTGGGCCGCCACGCCCACCGGGCGCGGGTTCGGGCCGCTGTGTCCATCTGTCGTCCTCCGGCCGAACCCGGCGAACTCCAGCTTGTCCGCCCAGCCGGCGTAGTAGAAGAAGTGCGCGGCGACCATCGGCAGGTCGAAGTCGCGGGTCTCCTTGATCGGCTTGCCGTTGTCGATCGACTCCAGCACGGCCAGCTCGCGGGAGCGCTCCTGGATGATCCGGGCGATCCGGAACAGGTACTTGGCGCGCTCGCTGCCGGGCAGGGCGGACCAGTCGGCGAACGCCTTGCGGGCCGCGGCGACGGCGCGGTCCACGTCCTCCTCGGTGCCCTGGGCGAACTCGGCGAGCACCTGCTCGGTGGCCGGGTTGACCGTCTTCAGCGCCTCGCTGCCGCTGGAGTCGGCGAACTCGCCGTTGATGAAGTGGCCGTAGGAGGTGGCGATGTCGCCGGCCGCGGCGGGCGACTCCGGGGCCGGGGCGTACTCGAAGACCGGCCGCGCGGCGGCGGGTGCGTCCTGCTCGACGTCCTTGTCGACGTTCTTCTTGGCCATCGTGATCAGTCCACCGTCACGTAGTCGGGACCGGAGTACCGGCCGGTGCTGAGCTTCTGACGCTGCATCAGCAGATCGTTGAGCAGGCTGGAGGCGCCGAAGCGGAACCAGTGCGGGGACAGCCAGTCGTCGCCGAGCGTCTCGTTGACCATCACCAGGTACTTCATCGCGTCCTTGGTGGTCTTGATGCCGCCGGCCGGCTTCACGCCGATCTGGGTGCCGGTGGCGGCCCGGAAGTCGCGCACCGCCTCCAGCATCAGCAGGGTGACCGGGGGAGTGGCGTTGACCGAGACCTTGCCGGTGGAGGTCTTGATGAAGTCGGCGCCGGCCAGCATGGCCAGCCAGGAGGCCCGGCGGACGTTGTCGTAGGTCTGCAGCTCGCCGGTCTCGAAGATCACCTTGAGGTGGGCGGCCGTGCCTCCCCCAGACTCCGTCCGGGAGGTGCCCCCAGGGCGCTTGCAGGCCTCCTTGACGGCGGCGATCTCCTCGAAGACCTGCAGGTAGCGGCCGGAGAGGAAGGCGCCCCGGTCGATCACCATGTCGATCTCGTCGGCGCCGGCCGCCACCGCGTCGGCGGTGTCGGCGAGCTTGACCGGCAGTGCGGCGCGGCCGGCCGGGAAGGCGGTGGCCACCGAGGCGACCTGGATGCCGGTGCCGGCCAGGGCGTCCTTGGCGGTGGCGACCATGTCCGGGTAGACGCAGATCGCGGCGACCCGGGGGGCGCTCGGATCGGTCGGGTCGGGGTGCTTGCCCTTGGCGCACAGGGCGCGCACCTTGCCGACCGTGTCCGCGCCTTCGAGCGTGGTCAGGTCGATCATCGAGATGGCCAGGTCGATGGCGAGGGCCTTGGCGGTCGTCTTGATCGACCGGGTCCCGAGCGAAGCGGCGCGGGCTTCCAGGCCGACGGCGTCGACCCCGGGCAGGCCGTGCAGGAACCGGCGGAGCGAGGCCTCGGAGGCGGCGACGTCGCTCAGACCGCCGCCCGCGGCACTGGGGGCTGTAGTGGACATAGTCACCAGATCAGCATATCTACGCGCGTAGTCAGACGGTAGGCGGGGTCCGGCTTCGATGCCGGACCGAGACCTGGCGGTTCCGCTGATCCCTTGCCGGGTGGAGCAGGCCTCCCGGCCCCGGGCTCCGGGAGGTGACGGGGGCCTCAGACCGCGATCGACGCGCCCGGGCGCAGCGGGGCGCCCGACCGGATCGGCGCGCCGGAGGCGAGCGGCGCCCCCGGGCCGAGCGGCGCGCCGGTGCCGATCGGCGTGCCCGCGCCGAGCGGTGTGCCGGAGCCGACCGCCTCCAGTGCCGCGACCGGCGAGTTGAAGCCGCGCCGCCCACGTCTCTCCAGCACCGGATCGGAGCGGAGCACCGCCCGTTGCAGCCGCCGCAGCCGGCTCGACGGCTCCAGGCCGAACTCCTCGACCAGTGCGGAGTGCAGGCGCTGGTAGACCTCCAGGGCCTGCCACTGCCGGCCCGAGCGGTACAGGGCGACCATGAACTGGCCGTGCAGGCACTCGTGCCAGGGGTACTCGGCGCACAGGCCGGCCAGTTCGCCCAGCAGCTCGTGGTGGCGCCCGAGGTGCAGGTCCGCCTCGATGTGCTCCTCGATCAGCCGGGTGCGCCGCTCCTCCAGCCGGGTCACCTCGATGCTCAGCCGGGCGCCGGCCTTGACGTCGGCCAGCACCGGGCCGGTCCAGTGGTCGAGCGCCGCGCGCAGCAGCTCGGCGGCGGCCCGGTCGTCCCCGGCGGCCAGCGCGCGCCGGCCCTCGGTGGCCAGCCGGTCCGACTCCTGGACGTCGCACAGCTGCGGCTCGGCGTTCAGCGCGTAGCCGTTCGGGCGGGTTTCGAGCAGGTCCTTCGCCGTGTCGCGGGAGTCCTCCGGGAGGGCCGCCTCCAGCAGGCGGCGGATCTGCAGGACGTAGGTCTGCAGGACCGAGGAGGCGCTGCGCGGCGGACGCGGCCCCCAGATCTCCTCCATCAGCGTGCCGACGGCGACCGTGCGACCCGCGTTCAGGGCCAGCAGGGCGAGTAGCTGCCGCGGCTTTCCGGCGGTGGGAACGACGGACATCCGGCCCACCTGAACCTCCAGTGGGCCCAGAACCTTGATCTCCACAGGTGCTCCTCCTCCAGCATGTGGTTGCTCGACCACACGACCGGCCCTGCGCCCGGCCGGGCGCGCGCAGGCGCGATCCGGCTCGTGCCGTCCTGGGGGAGGCGGTCCCCGGCGTCCCGCTGCCGTAGCGGTCCGGCGGCGCTCGCGCCCCAGGTGGCAACGGTCTGGCACAGAGTCAGCCGCTCGAACGGGTATCCCACCGGAAGCAGGTGGCGACTGTGCGGTGCCGGTCTGAACGGG of Kitasatospora viridis contains these proteins:
- a CDS encoding AfsR/SARP family transcriptional regulator; translation: MSVVPTAGKPRQLLALLALNAGRTVAVGTLMEEIWGPRPPRSASSVLQTYVLQIRRLLEAALPEDSRDTAKDLLETRPNGYALNAEPQLCDVQESDRLATEGRRALAAGDDRAAAELLRAALDHWTGPVLADVKAGARLSIEVTRLEERRTRLIEEHIEADLHLGRHHELLGELAGLCAEYPWHECLHGQFMVALYRSGRQWQALEVYQRLHSALVEEFGLEPSSRLRRLQRAVLRSDPVLERRGRRGFNSPVAALEAVGSGTPLGAGTPIGTGAPLGPGAPLASGAPIRSGAPLRPGASIAV
- the deoC gene encoding deoxyribose-phosphate aldolase; amino-acid sequence: MSTTAPSAAGGGLSDVAASEASLRRFLHGLPGVDAVGLEARAASLGTRSIKTTAKALAIDLAISMIDLTTLEGADTVGKVRALCAKGKHPDPTDPSAPRVAAICVYPDMVATAKDALAGTGIQVASVATAFPAGRAALPVKLADTADAVAAGADEIDMVIDRGAFLSGRYLQVFEEIAAVKEACKRPGGTSRTESGGGTAAHLKVIFETGELQTYDNVRRASWLAMLAGADFIKTSTGKVSVNATPPVTLLMLEAVRDFRAATGTQIGVKPAGGIKTTKDAMKYLVMVNETLGDDWLSPHWFRFGASSLLNDLLMQRQKLSTGRYSGPDYVTVD
- a CDS encoding aldehyde dehydrogenase family protein; this encodes MAKKNVDKDVEQDAPAAARPVFEYAPAPESPAAAGDIATSYGHFINGEFADSSGSEALKTVNPATEQVLAEFAQGTEEDVDRAVAAARKAFADWSALPGSERAKYLFRIARIIQERSRELAVLESIDNGKPIKETRDFDLPMVAAHFFYYAGWADKLEFAGFGRRTTDGHSGPNPRPVGVAAQVIPWNFPLMMLAWKIAPALATGNTVVLKPAETTPLTALRFAEICRQAGLPKGVVNIVTGDGRTGAALTAHPDVNKVAFTGSTAVGRAIAKQVAGSRKKVSLELGGKAANIVFDDAPIDQAVEGIVNGIFFNQGHVCCAGSRLLVQESVQDEVLDALKRRMATLRIGDPLDKNTDIGAINSAAQLARITELAAAGEAEGAERWAPACELPTAGYWFRPTLFTGVSQAHRIAQEEVFGPVLSVLTFRTPEEAVAKANNTPFGLSAGVWTEKGSRILWMADRLKAGVVWANTFNKFDPTSPFGGYKESGYGREGGRHGLEAYLDV